From Streptomyces sp. Edi4, one genomic window encodes:
- a CDS encoding inositol monophosphatase — MNTAMPFDVDRTLMSDVTAAVKAAGLILRDRHTSHARGVSLDGIVDEIHANDRAVLDVLREPLLRARQGSLWSEDELAGGALPPGEWWVVDPAEGNINHVHGMDDWAVTATLVRDNQPVLTVVHLPLTGDTYTAVAGGGARLNDRPLAVSAKTDLGAALTGTGQAKPGEDEHTFRRIGDSVTAMLVNGLVVRVSVPATMQLIHVAAGRMDAFWQFSDVRSGLVAGALLVAEAGGTVTDLAGEPWSTASGDFLAAAPGIHAAALKVLAPIA; from the coding sequence ATGAACACAGCCATGCCTTTTGACGTGGACCGGACGCTCATGTCCGACGTGACGGCCGCGGTGAAGGCCGCCGGCCTCATACTGCGCGACCGCCACACCTCGCACGCCCGAGGTGTGAGCCTGGATGGGATCGTCGACGAGATCCATGCCAACGACCGTGCCGTACTCGACGTGCTGCGCGAGCCGCTGCTGCGGGCCCGGCAAGGATCGCTGTGGTCCGAGGACGAACTGGCCGGCGGCGCTCTCCCGCCGGGGGAGTGGTGGGTGGTCGACCCTGCCGAGGGCAACATCAACCACGTCCACGGGATGGACGACTGGGCCGTCACCGCCACGTTGGTCCGCGACAATCAGCCGGTACTCACCGTCGTGCACCTGCCGTTGACCGGTGACACCTACACCGCTGTCGCCGGCGGCGGAGCCCGTCTCAACGACCGGCCCCTTGCGGTGTCCGCCAAGACCGACCTCGGCGCCGCGCTCACCGGCACCGGGCAGGCCAAGCCCGGCGAGGACGAGCACACGTTCCGACGGATCGGTGACTCCGTCACCGCCATGCTCGTCAACGGCCTCGTCGTGCGCGTGTCGGTGCCCGCGACGATGCAGCTCATCCACGTCGCCGCCGGACGCATGGACGCCTTCTGGCAGTTCTCCGACGTGCGCTCGGGCCTGGTGGCCGGTGCGCTGCTGGTCGCCGAGGCCGGAGGTACCGTCACCGACCTGGCGGGCGAACCCTGGAGCACGGCCAGCGGTGATTTCCTGGCCGCCGCGCCCGGCATCCACGCGGCCGCCCTCAAGGTGCTCGCGCCGATCGCCTGA
- a CDS encoding NAD(P)-binding domain-containing protein yields MTTIGILGAGRVGTNLADKLAAAGHHVILGQRGPVKETEVTAQGAVPRVSFADQRAAARAEDVVINATPGDSALDRLSGLRGELAGKILIDVSNATHDAADGLPGDLCYPGSSLAEHLQAALPDTHVVKTLNTMLFMVMTAPDTLTTPPTAYLSGNDGPAKQTVARLLGDLGWQPTWIEDLGDITTARATEAMILVVPHVLRRNGFQPFAVSLAR; encoded by the coding sequence ATGACCACCATCGGCATCCTGGGCGCCGGCCGCGTCGGCACCAATCTCGCCGACAAGCTCGCCGCCGCCGGACACCACGTCATCCTCGGGCAGCGTGGGCCGGTGAAAGAGACCGAGGTGACCGCCCAAGGCGCAGTCCCCCGGGTCTCCTTCGCCGATCAGCGCGCCGCCGCCCGGGCCGAGGACGTCGTGATCAACGCGACGCCCGGCGACAGCGCCCTTGACCGCCTGTCCGGCCTGCGCGGCGAACTCGCCGGCAAAATTCTCATCGACGTCTCCAACGCCACCCACGACGCCGCAGACGGCCTGCCCGGCGACCTGTGCTACCCCGGCAGCAGCCTCGCGGAGCACTTGCAGGCGGCCCTGCCCGACACTCACGTGGTCAAGACGCTGAACACCATGCTGTTCATGGTCATGACCGCCCCCGACACGCTGACCACCCCACCGACCGCCTACCTCTCGGGCAACGACGGACCCGCGAAGCAGACCGTCGCCCGTCTGCTCGGCGACCTGGGCTGGCAACCCACGTGGATCGAGGACCTGGGCGACATCACGACGGCCCGCGCCACCGAAGCCATGATCCTCGTCGTTCCCCATGTCCTGCGCC
- a CDS encoding LysR family transcriptional regulator, protein MQLDLNLLTALDALLEEGSVAGAAARLHVTAPAMSRSLGRIRKVTGDQILVRTGRSMVPTTRALAMRAQVHALVQQAHQLMSARQELDLAGLERVFTVRWHDALMAACGMALITTVHRQAPGVQLRFPAEPGADTPELRRGEVDLESSSSRPTLPDIRHRLLGRDQLVVAVRPGHPLAEGPLSLERYVAADHLTVSRRGRLRDQIDDALGARGGDARRIIAAAPTTDFALRLALGTDLLVTLPDAVTRPARDQLGLLTLPLPLPMPDVPLYLLWHQRFDDDRAHTWLRETAAETVRALFTAPASGAVPSPDGPSHT, encoded by the coding sequence ATGCAACTGGATCTGAATCTGCTCACGGCACTGGACGCCCTGCTCGAAGAGGGCAGCGTGGCCGGCGCGGCAGCCCGACTCCACGTCACCGCGCCGGCCATGAGCCGTTCCCTTGGCCGCATCCGCAAGGTCACCGGTGATCAGATACTCGTCCGCACCGGCCGCAGCATGGTCCCCACCACCCGGGCGCTGGCCATGCGCGCGCAGGTGCACGCTCTCGTGCAGCAGGCACACCAACTCATGTCCGCGCGGCAGGAACTCGATCTGGCTGGCCTCGAGAGGGTGTTCACCGTCCGTTGGCACGACGCCCTGATGGCCGCGTGCGGAATGGCCCTGATCACCACCGTTCACCGGCAGGCCCCGGGTGTCCAGCTGCGCTTTCCGGCCGAACCCGGCGCGGACACCCCCGAGTTGCGCCGAGGTGAGGTCGATCTCGAATCGAGCTCCAGCCGGCCGACGCTCCCCGACATCCGTCACCGTCTCCTCGGCAGGGACCAGTTGGTCGTCGCGGTCCGCCCGGGTCACCCCCTCGCCGAAGGCCCGCTGAGCCTGGAGCGCTACGTGGCCGCCGACCATCTGACCGTCTCGCGGCGCGGACGCCTGCGTGACCAGATCGACGATGCCCTCGGCGCGCGCGGCGGCGACGCACGCCGAATCATCGCCGCCGCGCCCACCACCGACTTCGCTCTGCGCCTCGCGCTCGGTACGGACCTGCTCGTCACCCTTCCCGACGCCGTAACCCGCCCGGCCCGGGACCAGCTGGGTCTGCTCACTCTGCCGCTGCCACTCCCGATGCCGGACGTCCCGCTGTATCTGCTGTGGCACCAGCGCTTCGACGACGACCGTGCCCACACCTGGCTGCGTGAGACCGCCGCGGAAACGGTCCGGGCGCTGTTCACCGCGCCCGCGAGCGGGGCCGTACCATCTCCCGATGGACCTTCCCACACTTGA